The genome window GAGATAAACCATGTGTGCCATATTTGTCATCCCAAAACATGGTACCAATTCTATAGATTTGAGGAACACTCAAGACCTGGAACCAATCAATTGATCTTGTCAGATCCCAAAATTCTATAATTTTCAGTGAGAATTTAGCTTCTGACTTACTGGGCAGAGTTCGTTTGTGATCTCCTCCAAGGATTTGTGGGACTTCTGATGCAAAACCTGCCCAGGATAAGGTGTGCTTTGTTTACCTATCTGTGTAAAACTATCTGTAATTCATGATGACACGATACTGGACGTACCAGAAATCCAACTGCCTGTCTTATGTGTTGAAGCTCATCCCATGAGGTTCCAGCAAACTGCAAATAGATGGTTAATATTAGTACGGTTTTGGTAGTTCCGATATACCATTGTTTATTTGTTCTTTTGTGCATTTGAGCCAGTGTTAAGTGACTAAATGTGATGCTTATTTTGCTGACTTACTTGTTCTGTTGTTCTGGAGCACCATTGTTCCAACTCCTGTAGTCCAGCCTTAACAAATTCTGCATTGCTAAATGAGCAGCATTCTCGGCGGAGTAGCAAGCTTTACACAAGTTGAAACAGCAATACATTTATATGAGATGTGAATCTCAATTTCTTTTGTTCTCTTGTTAAAATCCAGTGCTCATCTGTCcttttttgtcattgtaaacagcaCATAATAAAGGAGATTAGGAATGGGTACCTGTTAAATAATTGTACATTGATGAATGCAAACACTTGGCTAAAAGTCTTCCGAATTATCATGGAAGGCACCTGCAACAATCAGATTGGAAATGTTATATTGTAGAATAATGCATATTCCAATGTTCTTAACTGTCCGCAGTTAGTTTTTAACATGTTTCTTGATTCCTTACATAGTTTTCATTGAATACAGATAGCATTTGGTCCAAACTCTTGACAATGCTTTGCCAGTGTATGCTTGAAGCTTGCTTTGCTACTAGATTGGAATGAATGCTTTTAGATGATCCCCGAATTGATCTGGCTTTGGAAGGTCTTGGTGCCTGTAGATAATTATATGTCACCAGATGTAGGTGTTACTCGTTACTACCGTACACATGGTCCTCGGATATACCTGTATGCACATAGTTAAGAATGGACTGATCTCCTTCTTCAGACTGTCTCGTATCATTCCATAGATCTTCTCAACATAAGCTGTTAGTTGTTGCTTAAAAAGTAATGCTGGATACTTAGCTTCGATCCTTGATTGGTCTTCAGATTTACCAACCATTCCACTGTAGCCACTTGAAATCCCCATTCCAGATGAAGATGAGCGGGTGTTCTGAAATTATATTTTGGCCAATGATTTATATGCATCAAAATTAGTAAGAATTTTGACAAAACTATATAGTTTGGAATCAGAAATATACTGGGAGCCAGTCTTGTTTTGGGCAGACAAAGGATTAAAGAAAAGCAATAATATGTGATTCAGTAAAACAAATTTAAATTCTTGGTCAAGTATCTTACTCGTGCCATTCTACTGAACAGTGTGACTGTTGTTGCTCGATTGCGGTGTGAACCTGTAGTTGATGCATTGCTTGCTTTAAGTGTTTTTTGCAGAAGAAATAGAAGGGTAGATGTTGTTGACAGCCAATATGCCAGTTCACCAACATTCTCCTGGTTCTGTTAAAAGAAACCAAAAGATTATACATAGTGGAGTTTCTTATTTGCAAGGGAAAGAATTTTTGTGAGAGTTGCTTATGCTAAAGTTATCGCTCACAACCTCAACAGATGACCTGATTATTTGTATGATCCGATCAAATATGTTTGTCTTCTCTGCTTCAAATGAGTGCCACTGAAGCAGTGATTTGTAGACAATACATGCTGTGGTAGGCCTCTTCTTGTCAAACCTCTTATATTCCGTGAGACACTTGATAAGCGCATCATGATTTTCCTGTAAGTGTAGAACAATAAAGCATGTGATTCTGAGGAAGGGAAAACCAGGGATATCTAAGAACCCAGAAGTTCATATTAGGTACAGATGATGTAGAATGATTAAGGATTTAGGTGGTCTGTGCTACTACTGGTGTCACTCTCCTATTGGATGATAGTAAATACCGAGAGATCTACAAGTATGATGCAAATGTCAATCCATTATTATCATTATAAGTTTAGGATCTTAATGCATACCTGTTGTCGATCAGTTAGAGACTTCTGTTTACTTAGAGCTGGTGCAAGGGGTGCTGCTGCTGGCTCCTGCAAGTGGAATTTTATCAGTCAAAGTTGCAATTTCTGCACCAGACTCAAATTTGATATCTTTATATTCATTTACGTAATTAAGCCGTGACTTTTTCTTGAACTGAGATAATGAAATATTTGCATAGGTTGCAATTTATGTTACCTTGATGACTGGTGGTTGAATAGATTCAGAAGTAACTGATGGCTGATAAACTACTGCAGGTCGATTGCGAAGCAACTGATTCTCTGACTCCAATGTGCTGATCTTGCCTTCGAGGCTGAAGAACAGTTCCAATTTATAAATCAAGCTCTTTGCGAAGTCATTTTAGAGACAAAATATCAATTCATAATGTAAGGGCACGTGCAATTCCATATCAGGTGACATACCTTTTAATTTGTTCTGATAAATCTTCATTTGATGAAGCAACCAAGGCTTGTTGTCTCAGAACCTTGTTTTCAGACTCTAGGCCAGACAAATTTGTTTCAAGTCTGCATGACCAAATAGATAATTAACAGTACTCCACAAAATACATTTTGTTCTTGATGCATATATTTATAGATTCAACCACATCAAGAAAAGATGGACGACATCCGTATCTGTTACCTCTCTATCATCTCTTGCAATTGACTGATTTTTGAGTTGGACTCTTCCGTGCCTTTTAGTAATTCTTCCACCCTTTTCTGGACCTCTGTATATTTTCCCTCAAATTCGTCAGCCTTGGTCTTGAATATACTTAATTCGTCCTGTAGAGAGTCAAAATACATTTTCACTGATGACAAAACATGTGCCCTATTTGTATGCATACATGATACAATATTCATAAATCTAGATGACCAAATATTGCtttctttttgttttcaatttggtTCATGTAAGTGTTACTTGTTATTCAAAGCGTAGGTTATTTGAGCAGAAGTGTTACTTGTTATATATACTTTAGGTACTTTGAGCAGAATTATGGAAACTCAATGTGTTCTTTACCTCTAGTTCTCTGTTGCGGCCTGTAAGCAACTCTAGCTTGGTGTTATCCACCACTGGGACCTCTTTAATAACAGGTGGTGCTTGTTCAATGGCTACCCTAGCAGCCTCTTTCTCTTTGATGATTGCTTCATGGGCTTCATCAAGCTTCTCTTGCATTTCTTGTAATGCAGTTTGTAATTTTGCAATTTCTTGCCCTTTGGCTTCTTCAGCATCAATCTACATAAATTCTCCTTAGATTTGTTTTGTAATAAATATGCTGCAGATACTATCTGTTTAAGATGACAGCATACCCTCATATGCTTTTCAACATCTAATCTCCAGGTGAGTTCTTCGACCTTCTTTTCAAGCTTGTCCTTGGCTTCTTTGAGTGCTCCTGTCTCTCTTGCAGCCTACAGAAACATTTTGTCAGTATTTGTACTTCTCTTCCATAACATCCAACAAACTGTAGACAAGGTACATATTGTATATCTAAGAACAGCGTACCATTCTTAACTTTCGAAGTTCCTTTCTTCCAATGCGCCCTCTCCAGAGACACTGAAGTATCAGAGTTGCCTTCTGTTGATGTTTATATGCAGAACGAGCTTTGTATAGACGCCATTGAGTCTGCAGGCCACAACAAAAAATAGATTAATACTTCTAATCAATCTTAAGGTACTTATTCAACACAATTTCCCATTAGTCGATTCCACTTACTTGTATGATTATAGCAGCGTTGGTTCTCCTTCTATGTCTGTATACATTTCGAGCTGCCATCGCTCGTAGTCCTGTTTCTATAACTATTGCAGATGATCGCAGTTTTGTGTAAGCTTTTCTTGCAGCATGAGAACGTGCATATTTCTGAATGCGGATTGAGGCATCTTCTCTCCTCATGCCTTCATATAACTTGCGTGCAAGACGTGCTGCAGATGGTAATAATGCTACATCAAGTTATCCGCAGGACTAATTTGGTATCCTATAAGGCGAATCATAGAAAATAACCTCTCCATAGTTTTTGCATTTGAATTGAGGCTTTGCGCAGTATTATGAATTCTTTTCGAGCAAGATGTGTGCGTATCTGCCTCTGAATTAGTTTGGAAGCATTAGATAAGACTTCCATTCGTCGGGCATCTAGCTCAGCCATCTGACCAGCTCTGAGGAACACTTTTGTCTTTCCTATCTGATAGCAAGATATGTGAGTGGTGTTTAGATTTAGAATATATAATTCATATTCATTTAGGTAGTTTCTATCTCTGATGTCCTTTTTCTTAGTTTATTGTTTATTCACTGAATGCACCTGATAACCTTTCAAGCCCATATTGTCACATATAGCTGCACATGCTGCTTTTTCGTCGGAGCTGCAAGATTCATTTGGTATGTGGTATTCCATCAGTATACTGAGTTAGAAAATTCATGGTTTCATGAACTACCAGAAAAACTAGTGATCACTCTCTTATAAAGGACATGTACCTGTCTACAAGATCTGGTGCAAGAATTCCAAAGCGATCAACAAATTCATCAAATGTTCTCTTTGTGGGATAGCCAGCACAACTAATCCTGATTGCCTCTAGCACACCCTAGATTAGGAGCGAAGAGGTGAAACATGAAGCAGATGGCATTTCAATCCTTAGTGCAAACATGATAATTACATAACTCCAGTGTCAAGTTTATTCACTGACCCCACATCTCAATTGGTTCAGGACATTGAAATTCTCAAAGATGCCTGGTTTTAAGACTGCATTGGGCTTCACACATCTGATGTAATGTGGTTCTGTCGTGCTCAATGTTTCCATAAGTGCTTGAAGTTGTTGCTGCAAATTTCACCTAAACAACTATCACAAAATTGAAGAAGAGCATCAGAACTGATAATATTTCAAATCTGTAGCCCTTGCATACCTTAAAGCGAGTGCCTATTGAGGAGAACTTTGACTGTTTTGAAGTTTCCTCTGCTAATGGTGGAAAGAGGTTTGCCACAAAAGGGCACTTTGAATCATTTAAAAGAGCTTGATGTTCTGCGACAACATAGTCTTTGTTCTTATCAAGGAATTGATCAGCTTGGTAAGTAACCTGTTCAATAAACTTGTTTATTTAGTTCCATACACAATTTGAATCACTTGTAGAATTACTTATCTCACGATTCTCATCTTCTTTTCCTTACATCTCCAGCATAATGGTTGATGGTGAATGCAGTGCGTGCAAGTTTTGGCTTGCTAAAACGTTTGTGGCTTTTGTATGTTTGGTACATCTTCTGAGCAAAGGTCTCGTGAGTTGACTTTGGAAACATACTGCAATATAATTTGATTGTTATCAATGCCCATCCTAATATTTGGTGACCGGTTTTAACATATATCGGTTTAGCATTTCTTAGTCAAAATAGTCATTTGGATACAGTAACaggaaacattttttttttcttttttggttgctACACAGTTGTCTCAATAAATATTTATCTGAACCAATTTATTCACATACTCATACTGAGTCTATTTTCTTTGATGACAAAACAATCATTTGTGATGACATTTTCTTGTCCAGATAATTTTCCaaccaaaagaaaagaaggaaacagATGTACCATGCTTCATCAAGTAGCGCAACTATTCCGCCGGGTTTCTGCATTGAAACAGTAAGAATCAGTCATCAACCTTTTGTTCATTAATCAAGAGTATATCTTGCACAGATAGTTACTATAGATAGCATACCTTTTCTATGAGATCCAGGACATCTTGGTTATCCACAAATTCTACATAACTCCAGTTGATTTCTTCCCTCGTGTATTCTTCTTGTTCCATCTTGAATACATGCTGTATATACCATAATTAGAATAATTAAAGATGTCCTTTACGTTAATCAAAGCATCATTGCAAATGAAACTAAGTTATACATAGTTACATACTTGATTGAAATGTTGTTGCAATTTCTCATTAGTTAAGTTGATACACAGTTGCTCAAAACTGCCAGGAAATTCACATTGTAAGATAAACTTGATGTTAGACATGTAAAGGTTGCCATAATGTGATCAATGCACCATTTACTTACAAAATTGTAGCTTACCTATTAATCTTGAAGCTCTCAAAACCATATATATCGAGCACTCCAATAATATTTTTTGCATATGGATCCTGACCGATTGAGTTGTTGATCTTGTCAACTATCCTGCCATGATGTTTGGAAAAATATTTTCACAACAAATGCATTCCTGAAAACCTGTTGGAAATAGAAATCTTTGACAATCCAAAAAAATTAGGTGAACCCGTCTTCTATAGATTGTTATTATTGGCAAGATTGTCTACAAGTTAAATAACTGAGATTAAGCATGCAGAAATTTCGCTAAAATATAAATGAAAGTTGCAACATATGTAATCTTACCAGTCAAATAACCTTGAGTAGACCGTCTTAGCCAAGGCATCACGGCTTAGTGCAGCAGACTCTGGATCAAGAGGCTTTGTTATTTTTCCATCTGGTGTAACAATCACACGCTTGCAAAGAGAGTCCTCAAGTGCTTTCTCATCACACCTGAGAGAACCGTCATCTTTAGCACGTAGCAAAGAATAAACTTAAAACCCTGGAGTGAAATTTATTATGCACAAGATTCTAGTGTCACACATTAGCAGCTCTGTAGCTGTTTTAAGATGGCTGACCGATTTCTCATCTTTCAATTTTGAGGAGTCAATTTCCTTTCCTTTGTCAAAATTTATGTTCCCCAGGTGCAGAATTGCAGCTACTACACGAAAAATAGCTTCCTGTATATGGAAAAACCAGTTGTGCCAAATCAGATGCCACTGGTTTTTTTTGTGAAGTTcccaagtcaaaaaaaaaaagaaaaaagaaaaaatcagaCACTAACCTGCTCGTCCTGACTGATTCCCACCACATCCATTGCATTTCTAGTCTCCAGGTATTCCCTGGCATCATCCACATTTGCTACTTCATAACAGTTTGTTTGGTTTAGATAATGGAATGTTCTTGGATCTGCTACCTTGAACTTCTTCACATCCtgaaagaaaggaaaagacaCGAATAACCACACTGGATCGTAAAATTATGTTCTTGAGAATTCACTGTTTAAACAAACAGGACACTGCACGTAGCATGTTGTTGTCAAGATCAGCTACATATATGATGAGATAATCAACTTtggcttaaaaagaagaagaaaaacaaacaaGTAAAGATATAATAATGTTGAGCAGTACCTCTGGTGGTGCAGCACAGAGCATATAAAAGCAATGGTAGTTCCTTTCTGGGTCAGATACTTGACATACTCGTGAGCGCTCCAGTAGATATGTGCGGACTGCAGCTCCCGAAATCTTCCCATACTTGTCAAACTGGATCTCAACAAATTTACCGAACCGACTGGATATATATTATATAGTTACTTCTCCGTATTAGAACTCAATCGGGTAATCATTTGCTTGCAATCACAAACATTAAAGAAAATTTCTGCTAATCACCTTGAATTGTTGTTCTTCACCGTTTTGGCATTTCCAAATGCTTCAAGCACCGGATTAGACTGCATCATACAGCATTCTATTCATCAAAATTGACTAAGATTTTCATTTCTGTTTTATATACTTCATAGGGGTTTGAATTACTCATTGTGGGTATAGTGTGAATGCCAAGGGCGATGTGTCTTTTACCTCCAAGACCTGCTGCTCGACGGTTCGGCCCTCTGTACCTGATCTCCCTCCCATGAAAGCTAGATATCTCATGAGCATCTTCGTGGTCTCTGTTTTGCCAGCTCCGCTCTCTCCGCTAACCAAGATCGATTGGCTTCCATGGTCATTTATGATTGCCCTGATATTGCCTCAATGGCAGTTTCATATTAGTACACTTCAATTAGAATGTGATGATAGCACTCTGAACTCTTTACACACTACCTGTAGCAAGCATCTGCAACTGCAAAAAGATGAGGACTTAGCTCACCGAAAGCAGCACCCTTGTACTGTTCCATCATGTGGACATCATACAGATGTGGAAGTCTCCGAAAGGGGTTCACGGCTATCAATATATTTCCAGTGTATGTCTGTCGAaagtaaatttatatttcaatacTTGGTTCTTCTGTTTCTAACTCCCCAAACAATGTGATTTCAGGTTGATCAGGAAGATAGAACGTACATAAATCTCATTCAGTGTATAGCGAGCTGCGAGGTTATTCAGAACTCCTGGTTCATGGAGGTAAGCCAATTTGGTCATGTCATCCACTCCAGCCTGAGGAGCCTCTGTATCTTTCGGGTATATACTCGACAGACTAGCCACGACCTGCGTAATTGATCGAGACTCGTGAGATATGCTGCTGAAAAGTATCGAGATACTTCAGGCTGGAGCAAACAATATCATCTTCCGCTATCAAAACGAGAAATTGTCGACTTCATTGTAACATTTGTCTGTTGTAGTAAATCCATCGCACCGAGAAAGAAACTGTATGATCTTATAAAATATTGTCTCCAGAAGTAGATGACCCATTTGTTGTGATACAACACGAGTAAATCGTTGCAGATTTGTATATGAATTACTAACTGGATTCCATCTTATACTACCCTCGTGGCTTGATTCTTCATGTTGATATATGATTGTAAGGTGGTTGCACAAGATGGATTCATTCATGTGTTATATAAAGTTATCGATTCTGATATAAATCTATCAATGATATGAATAATGgaatcaaaatcactagaaaaacaACAGTAAGACATCCCTGACAGGCAAAAACAAAAAGATCCATATACTGAGTGTCAACATACTGTCTTCCCATCGGTGGTGACTATGGTGGCGTTGCCGCCTTTGATCGCCGTGACCTCTCCATCGATCCAGGCGGCCTCGGGATCCTCCACCCACACCTGAGACCCAACGATGATGTTCACCGGCGTCCCCTGATCGACACAAGAGGATCAAAGATCCAAGCGATCAGCCAATAAACGTATGCAAACTTCCATGGAATCAGAAAACACAGTTTGATGATCAATTACTCACCATAAGTGGACTCCGAAATGTTTCTTGATCGTTCAATCACCAAACTCAAAAAtcggaaggagagagagagagagagagagagagagagagagagagagagatgggaaagaagaagaggaaaaggggaGATTGGAATGGTTAAAGCAGCGAGGGAATGAAGGTGGTGGTGGGGGTGGCGAGGTGGTGTAAGTCGAAAAAAGttgggagagagggagagagggacaGCGGAAACCCAACCTATCAGGAAGGCCAGGTCAGAAGCTGACGTGGAAGACAgttatggcggcggcggcggcggcggaagtCATGGCTTTGGATTCGAAGGCCGTGGGAGATGTTGGATTTTGTGTCGCCTAAATTTCGGTGTCGGTGGCGGTTAATTCCAGCTCGCCTGCTTTAAAGCAAACAGCTTTAGATACGGTAAATCTCAATTCGTCTTTTCACAGGTTCGGAGGAGTTCATCGATCAAAACAAGATTAAGATTTAAGATCAACCGATTGGGGCGCAGCTCAAGCCGTCAACGAAGCGCCAAAAGCCGAGCCGATTGGCGTCCAAATATTCCGGTGACGGCGAGCGGGACCCACCGGTAAAGTAAGGCGGACGGCAGCCAACCAACACTCGGGCAGTCGGTGGCCCCACCGTCTTCCGCCTTCGACATCTTTTTCGGGGGCGGTGGCTCGCCGTGGGCCCGCCCGCGGAGGCTTTCGGCCGTTGCCATCACGGCCGACCATTACCCCGGCCCACGTGCTCCGCAAGACGCCGTCTCTGCGTGGCTGGCGCCTCGCCAACCCAAAATggcagaataataataataataataatatatcacatCAAACAATCTG of Musa acuminata AAA Group cultivar baxijiao chromosome BXJ2-3, Cavendish_Baxijiao_AAA, whole genome shotgun sequence contains these proteins:
- the LOC135608519 gene encoding myosin-12-like, which translates into the protein MGTPVNIIVGSQVWVEDPEAAWIDGEVTAIKGGNATIVTTDGKTVVASLSSIYPKDTEAPQAGVDDMTKLAYLHEPGVLNNLAARYTLNEIYTYTGNILIAVNPFRRLPHLYDVHMMEQYKGAAFGELSPHLFAVADACYRAIINDHGSQSILVSGESGAGKTETTKMLMRYLAFMGGRSGTEGRTVEQQVLESNPVLEAFGNAKTVKNNNSSRFGKFVEIQFDKYGKISGAAVRTYLLERSRVCQVSDPERNYHCFYMLCAAPPEDVKKFKVADPRTFHYLNQTNCYEVANVDDAREYLETRNAMDVVGISQDEQEAIFRVVAAILHLGNINFDKGKEIDSSKLKDEKSVSHLKTATELLMCDEKALEDSLCKRVIVTPDGKITKPLDPESAALSRDALAKTVYSRLFDWIVDKINNSIGQDPYAKNIIGVLDIYGFESFKINSFEQLCINLTNEKLQQHFNQHVFKMEQEEYTREEINWSYVEFVDNQDVLDLIEKKPGGIVALLDEACMFPKSTHETFAQKMYQTYKSHKRFSKPKLARTAFTINHYAGDVTYQADQFLDKNKDYVVAEHQALLNDSKCPFVANLFPPLAEETSKQSKFSSIGTRFKQQLQALMETLSTTEPHYIRCVKPNAVLKPGIFENFNVLNQLRCGGVLEAIRISCAGYPTKRTFDEFVDRFGILAPDLVDSSDEKAACAAICDNMGLKGYQIGKTKVFLRAGQMAELDARRMEVLSNASKLIQRQIRTHLARKEFIILRKASIQMQKLWRARLARKLYEGMRREDASIRIQKYARSHAARKAYTKLRSSAIVIETGLRAMAARNVYRHRRRTNAAIIIQTQWRLYKARSAYKHQQKATLILQCLWRGRIGRKELRKLRMAARETGALKEAKDKLEKKVEELTWRLDVEKHMRIDAEEAKGQEIAKLQTALQEMQEKLDEAHEAIIKEKEAARVAIEQAPPVIKEVPVVDNTKLELLTGRNRELEDELSIFKTKADEFEGKYTEVQKRVEELLKGTEESNSKISQLQEMIERLETNLSGLESENKVLRQQALVASSNEDLSEQIKSLEGKISTLESENQLLRNRPAVVYQPSVTSESIQPPVIKEPAAAPLAPALSKQKSLTDRQQENHDALIKCLTEYKRFDKKRPTTACIVYKSLLQWHSFEAEKTNIFDRIIQIIRSSVENQENVGELAYWLSTTSTLLFLLQKTLKASNASTTGSHRNRATTVTLFSRMARNTRSSSSGMGISSGYSGMVGKSEDQSRIEAKYPALLFKQQLTAYVEKIYGMIRDSLKKEISPFLTMCIQAPRPSKARSIRGSSKSIHSNLVAKQASSIHWQSIVKSLDQMLSVFNENYVPSMIIRKTFSQVFAFINVQLFNSLLLRRECCSFSNAEFVKAGLQELEQWCSRTTEQFAGTSWDELQHIRQAVGFLVLHQKSHKSLEEITNELCPVLSVPQIYRIGTMFWDDKYGTHGLSQDVISKMRTMMTDDSINMPNNSFLLDDDSSIPFSLDDILRSLIDMNLSDLEPPPLLRQNSEFHFLLQQHKD